A single genomic interval of Arctopsyche grandis isolate Sample6627 chromosome 8, ASM5162203v2, whole genome shotgun sequence harbors:
- the LOC143915681 gene encoding kelch-like protein 15 — MDGFYHHAQMLHGFYHMQCMRIFFTLGMYYDIELIIRDKRYKTHKSILHAASLLFRTKLNQNMRELVMDCKGIHDESIAKAFEFLYKGTVELRQEQIANVIKLAEMWQIDELKKYCYSYLETVCRTNRKVSQKNEKIDDYLLDNFLKITKHQTFLNMSADDVKRLLSSDDLQVSSEEQVFEGLSQWVKHDFINRKNHLYSLMKCIRFPLCSVSFLLEEVMSLCCESVKGCQLLLVALNWHEMPQKRSNLPLMNSKPRNKNKQVLIIGQSFGDLLTIDAYNLKSKSWTDYPTMDLKIESFSTAVFKNNILMFGGRNSVKETHDKAYSFDLNTKALKHLAPMKYKRSESTAAVVNGRTFVMGGYCDEDELNAVEEYDYVENSWKNVAYMKCKRYNHASVVYKENIYVFGGMDDRGCLNSVEVFNIKKNQWKILSPMKWKRRSAAAVVVDDYIYCIGGYGDSSLNNVERYHAESDSWTEVSDLLVEDFGQSAICHDGKIICFGGYCYRSVQEYDPAKDQWRIINKMPTLGFRCGAHVVDLNL; from the exons ATGGACGGCTTCTATCATCACGCTCAAATGCTACACGGATTCTACCACATGCAATGTATGCGTATATTTTTTACGTTAGGAATGTATTACGACATCGAATTAATTATCAGAGACAAAAG ATACAAGACTCACAAATCCATACTACATGCTGCGAGTCTACTTTTCAGGACCAAACTTAACCAAAATATGCGGGAATTAGTGATGGATTGCAAAGGGATTCACGACGAGTCTATAGCCAAGGCTTTCGAATTCCTATATAAGGGCACAGTGG AATTGAGGCAAGAGCAGATCGCAAATGTTATAAAGTTGGCTGAAATGTGGCAAATAGATGAGCTTAAAAAGTATTGTTATTCATACTTAGAGACAGTATGTCGAACCAACAGAAAAGTTTcccaaaaaaacgaaaaaattgACGACTACTTACTGGATAATTTTCTGAAA ATAACAAAGCATCAAACGTTTCTCAACATGTCTGCTGATGATGTGAAAAGGTTGCTATCTTCTGATGATTTGCAAGTGTCTTCAGAAGAGCAGGTGTTCGAAGGACTATCCCAGTGGGTCAAACACGACTTCATCAACAGAAAGAATCACCTGTATTCATTGATGAAATGTATAAGATTTCCGCTTTGCTCAGTTTCG TTTTTACTGGAAGAAGTGATGTCACTCTGTTGTGAATCTGTTAAAGGATGTCAGTTGCTGTTGGTTGCTTTAAATTGGCATGAAATGCCACAAAAGAGGTCTAATCTTCCTTTGATGAATTCCAAACcccgaaataaaaataaacaagttttaATTATAGGACAAAGTTTTggc gATCTTCTTACAATTGATGCATACAATCTAAAGTCGAAATCATGGACTGATTACCCTACAATGgatttaaaaatcgaaagcttTTCGACAGCAGTGTTTAAAAACAACATATTAATGTTTGGAGGGAGGAATTCAGTGAAAGAGACACATGATAAA GCGTACTCGTTTGATCTAAATACCAAAGCGTTAAAACATTTGGCACCGATGAAATACAAACGGAGTGAATCAACAGCAGCTGTGGTCAATGGAAGGACTTTCGTAATGGGAGGATATTGTGATGAAGATGAATTGAATGCTGTTGAAGA ATATGATTACGTCGAAAACAGTTGGAAAAATGTTGCCtacatgaaatgtaaaagataCAACCACGCGTCAGTAGTCTATAAAGAAAACATTTATGTTTTCGGTGGGATGGATGATAGAGGATGTTTGAATTCGGTTGAAGTGTTTAACATAAAGAAAAATCAGTGGAAGATCTTAAGTCCGATGAAATGGAAGAGACGATCGGCCGCT GCGGTCGTTGTCGACGATTACATCTATTGCATTGGTGGTTATGGTGATTCTTCACTTAACAATGTTGAAAGATACCACGCTGAAAGCGACTCTTGGACTGAAGTGAGCGATTTACTCGTAGAAGATTTTGGACAAAGTGCAATTTGTCACGATGGAAAGATCATTTGTTTCG GGGGCTACTGTTACAGATCAGTCCAGGAATACGACCCAGCAAAAGACCAGTGGAGAATCATCAACAAAATGCCGACTTTGGGATTTCGTTGTGGGGCTCATGTTgtggatttaaatttataa
- the LOC143915649 gene encoding kelch-like protein 4 isoform X2 produces MIFKITKHQTFLNMSADDVKRLLSSDDLQVSSEEQVFEGLSQWVKHDWTNRKTDLYSLMKCIRYPLCSISFLLEEVTLLGCESIEGCQLLLDASKWHEMPQKRSTLPLMNSILRNKNKQVLIIEGQSFGELVTIAIYNLKSKSWTDYPTMDRFGAVFKNNVFVFGGVEFQRKDT; encoded by the exons atgattttcaagATAACAAAGCATCAAACGTTTCTCAACATGTCTGCTGATGATGTGAAAAGGTTGCTATCTTCTGATGATTTGCAAGTGTCTTCAGAAGAGCAGGTGTTCGAAGGACTATCCCAGTGGGTCAAACACGACTGGACCAACAGAAAGACTGATCTGTATTCACTGATGAAATGTATAAGATATCCACTCTGCTCTATTTCG TTTTTACTCGAAGAAGTGACGTTACTCGGTTGTGAATCCATCGAAGGATGTCAGTTGCTGTTGGATGCTTCAAAATGGCATGAAATGCCACAAAAGAGGTCTACTCTTCCTTTGATGAATTCCATacttcgaaataaaaataaacaagttttaATTATAGAAGGACAAAGTTTTggc GAACTTGTTACAATTGCTATATACAATCTAAAGTCGAAATCATGGACTGATTACCCTACAATGGATAGATTCGGAGCAGTGTTTAAAAACAACGTATTTGTGTTTGGGGGGGTGGAATTTCAAAGAAAGGACACATGA
- the LOC143915649 gene encoding kelch-like protein 4 isoform X1, translating into MSADDVKRLLSSDDLQVSSEEQVFEGLSQWVKHDWTNRKTDLYSLMKCIRYPLCSISFLLEEVTLLGCESIEGCQLLLDASKWHEMPQKRSTLPLMNSILRNKNKQVLIIEGQSFGELVTIAIYNLKSKSWTDYPTMDRFGAVFKNNVFVFGGVEFQRKDT; encoded by the exons ATGTCTGCTGATGATGTGAAAAGGTTGCTATCTTCTGATGATTTGCAAGTGTCTTCAGAAGAGCAGGTGTTCGAAGGACTATCCCAGTGGGTCAAACACGACTGGACCAACAGAAAGACTGATCTGTATTCACTGATGAAATGTATAAGATATCCACTCTGCTCTATTTCG TTTTTACTCGAAGAAGTGACGTTACTCGGTTGTGAATCCATCGAAGGATGTCAGTTGCTGTTGGATGCTTCAAAATGGCATGAAATGCCACAAAAGAGGTCTACTCTTCCTTTGATGAATTCCATacttcgaaataaaaataaacaagttttaATTATAGAAGGACAAAGTTTTggc GAACTTGTTACAATTGCTATATACAATCTAAAGTCGAAATCATGGACTGATTACCCTACAATGGATAGATTCGGAGCAGTGTTTAAAAACAACGTATTTGTGTTTGGGGGGGTGGAATTTCAAAGAAAGGACACATGA